A section of the Microbacterium sp. MM2322 genome encodes:
- the rocD gene encoding ornithine--oxo-acid transaminase, translating to MTDSRFPDSSEAAISAEEAHVAHNYHPLAVVVAEGEGSWVTDVEGKRYLDLLSAYSALNFGHRHPALVSAATEQLGRITLTSRAFHNDRLGAFAEALAGLAGKDMVLPMNTGAEAVETGIKVARAWAYRVKGVAEGRAKILVASANFHGRTTTIVGFSDDPQARDGFGPFAPGFEIVPYGDAAALAAAIDDDTAAVLIEPIQGEAGVVIPPDGYLRAVREACTAANVLFIADEIQSGLGRVGTTFACEREGVVPDLYLLGKALGGGILPVSAVVGDRDVLGVIHPGEHGSTFGGNPLAAAVGLAVVDLLATGDLQRRALALGDHLRSRLDALVGSGVTAIRVAGLWAGVDIDPAVGTGREVAERLLARGVLVKDTHGQTIRMAPPLIIRATEIDWAIEQLRLALAD from the coding sequence ATGACCGATTCCCGATTCCCCGACTCCTCCGAGGCTGCCATCTCGGCCGAAGAGGCCCACGTCGCCCACAATTACCACCCGCTCGCCGTGGTCGTCGCGGAGGGCGAGGGGTCGTGGGTGACCGACGTCGAAGGCAAGCGCTACCTCGACCTGCTGTCGGCCTATTCGGCGCTCAACTTCGGGCACCGGCATCCGGCACTCGTCTCGGCCGCGACGGAGCAGCTGGGCCGCATCACCCTGACGAGCCGTGCGTTCCACAACGATCGCCTCGGTGCCTTCGCCGAAGCACTCGCAGGGCTCGCAGGCAAAGACATGGTGCTGCCCATGAACACGGGCGCCGAGGCCGTCGAGACCGGCATCAAAGTGGCGCGCGCATGGGCGTACCGGGTCAAGGGTGTCGCGGAGGGGCGGGCGAAGATCCTCGTCGCCTCGGCGAACTTCCACGGGCGCACGACGACGATCGTCGGCTTCAGCGACGACCCGCAGGCGCGCGACGGCTTCGGTCCCTTCGCGCCCGGGTTCGAGATCGTTCCCTACGGGGATGCCGCGGCTCTCGCAGCGGCGATCGACGACGACACCGCGGCGGTGCTGATCGAGCCCATCCAGGGTGAGGCGGGCGTCGTCATCCCGCCCGACGGCTACCTGCGCGCGGTCCGCGAGGCCTGCACAGCGGCGAACGTGCTCTTCATCGCCGACGAGATCCAGTCGGGCCTCGGTCGTGTCGGCACGACGTTCGCGTGCGAACGGGAGGGCGTCGTGCCGGACCTGTATCTCCTCGGCAAGGCGCTCGGGGGCGGCATCCTGCCCGTCTCGGCCGTCGTCGGCGACCGCGACGTCCTCGGCGTCATCCACCCGGGCGAACACGGCTCGACCTTCGGCGGCAACCCGCTCGCGGCAGCCGTCGGACTCGCCGTCGTCGACCTGCTCGCGACCGGCGATCTGCAGCGTCGCGCCCTGGCGCTCGGCGATCACCTGCGGTCCCGGCTGGACGCGCTCGTCGGCTCCGGCGTGACCGCGATCCGCGTCGCGGGACTGTGGGCGGGCGTCGACATCGACCCGGCCGTGGGGACCGGTCGCGAGGTCGCGGAACGCCTGCTCGCGCGGGGTGTGCTCGTCAAGGACACCCACGGCCAGACCATCCGCATGGCCCCGCCGCTCATCATCCGTGCCACCGAGATCGACTGGGCGATCGAGCAGCTGCGGTTGGCCCTCGCGGACTGA
- the ddaH gene encoding dimethylargininase: protein MPTPHENLTTRVAQRRRYLMCRPEHFTVSYSINPWMEPSRPTDTAKAVRQWQALHDAYVELGHEVELIDPVPGLPDMVYTANGGFIVDGRALGVRFRVDERRGEERPFMDWFDGHGFEVVEPVEVQEGEGDFLLVGDTILAGTGFRSVGDSHRELAAVFGREVVSLRLVDPRFYHLDTAITVLDPVEGVGGVERANIAYLPSAFDEESRRVLAERYPDAIQVTDADGAVFGLNAASDGRHVFVSPRATDFAAQLEARGYVPVPVDLSELLLGGGGIKCCTLELRGGAR, encoded by the coding sequence ATGCCGACGCCGCACGAGAACCTCACCACCCGCGTCGCCCAGCGCCGTCGCTACCTGATGTGCCGTCCCGAGCACTTCACGGTGTCGTACAGCATCAACCCGTGGATGGAGCCGTCGCGGCCCACCGACACGGCGAAGGCTGTCCGGCAGTGGCAAGCGCTCCACGACGCCTACGTGGAGCTCGGCCACGAGGTCGAGCTGATCGACCCCGTCCCGGGCCTTCCCGACATGGTCTACACCGCCAACGGCGGCTTCATCGTCGATGGTCGCGCGCTCGGCGTGCGGTTCCGCGTCGACGAGCGCCGCGGCGAGGAGCGACCGTTCATGGACTGGTTCGATGGGCACGGATTCGAGGTCGTCGAGCCTGTGGAGGTCCAGGAGGGCGAGGGCGACTTCCTCCTCGTGGGCGACACGATCCTCGCCGGCACCGGCTTCCGCTCCGTCGGCGACAGCCATCGCGAACTCGCCGCCGTCTTCGGCCGCGAGGTCGTCTCGCTCCGCCTCGTCGACCCGCGGTTCTACCACCTCGACACCGCGATCACCGTCCTCGACCCCGTCGAGGGCGTCGGCGGCGTCGAGCGCGCGAACATCGCCTACCTGCCGTCCGCGTTCGACGAGGAGTCGCGCCGCGTGCTCGCCGAGCGCTATCCCGACGCGATCCAGGTGACGGATGCCGACGGTGCCGTCTTCGGGCTGAACGCCGCCAGTGACGGGCGCCACGTCTTCGTCTCGCCCCGGGCGACCGACTTCGCCGCCCAGCTCGAGGCGCGCGGGTACGTCCCCGTCCCCGTCGACCTGTCGGAGCTCCTGCTCGGCGGCGGGGGCATCAAATGCTGCACGCTCGAACTGCGCGGAGGTGCGCGATGA
- a CDS encoding bifunctional proline dehydrogenase/L-glutamate gamma-semialdehyde dehydrogenase, whose translation MSDSTVAPQAPTSDLAERAIALAERWVAESAEVTVDPAAERLAGVLKDPNGLPFTLGFVDGVMRPESLTAAAANLQRVAPLAPAFLPWYLRAAVRAGGVVAPILPTPVVPIARRVLREMVGHLIVDARPDKLGPALQTLRESGARLNLNLLGEAVLGEAEALRRLEGIHELVRRDDVDYVSVKVSAIASHLSMWAFDEIVERVVERLRPLYLSAAEDGTFLNLDMEEYRDLDLTMAVFMRVLDDPRLRDLEAGIVLQAYLPDALPALQTLTAWARERVAAGGARIKIRLVKGANLAMEHVDAVMHDWPAAPYDTKLDTDANYVRCLDEALRSENTEAVRIGVAGHNLFHIAYAWLLARERGVQRDVEVEMLLGMAQGQMQAVAREIGHVLLYVPVVRPDEFDVAISYLVRRLEENASSENFLSAAFDLAFDRAMFVRERDRFTASVARAAERTLTTGPRRDQDRAATADDGSAPMMTDAAPPTLDDAGLTQVVLGIAAKDSRPADPDETQPAGVPGRPALFGGDAFVETAVFSSRETVVSAGAPGFRNTADTDPALPANRAWAREILGRVTSSTAGDAAIAAARIGTEPELESMLGRVGSAADAWGSLPAADRADVLLRAARALEARRGELIEVAASETGKTLAEADVEVSEAVDFARYYAATARELDSVSGAVFVPARLTVVTPPWNFPVAIPAGGALAALAAGSGVVFKPAPQARRCAAVVAEAIWEALDAASIGRDILALVDLDEGGLGKQLITHPAVDRVILTGSFETAALFRSWRPDLALQAETSGKNAMIVMPSADLDLAASDLVRSAFGHAGQKCSAASLAILVGPVARSQRFSRQLVDAATSLRVGSPEDPLTEVGPLVEAPSGKLAWALTTLDEDERWLVEPHELPHERFDGRLWTPGIRTGVKPGSRMHLEEFFGPVLGVMHARSLEHAIELQNAVDYGLTAGLYTQNPDDLALWLDRVEAGNLYVNRGTTGAIVQRQPFGGWKRSSVGGGAKAGGPNHLIGLGSWRPTTGAATSSTLHLKGLDSSIADVIEAAQPALGYEAFEWLRRAALSDAVAWDRTFGKVVDVSHLGVERNLFRYRPASVEIRATTDAAPHTLVRAIIAAVRARSTFTVSSPSGLPSTVRHALGALEVAVFVESDEQWIQRMSGTGAEDAPVRADRVRLVGPPAQARDVRAALAEAIDGDPDLAVYADEVTQAGRIELLPFLREQSITITAHRFGNPDRWSETVI comes from the coding sequence GCTCGACGCGTCCTTCGCGAGATGGTCGGCCATCTCATCGTCGACGCGCGGCCCGACAAGCTGGGTCCCGCGCTCCAGACGCTCCGCGAGTCGGGCGCCCGTCTCAACCTCAACCTGCTGGGTGAAGCAGTGCTCGGCGAGGCCGAGGCGCTGCGCCGCCTCGAAGGTATCCACGAGCTCGTCCGACGCGACGACGTCGACTACGTCTCGGTGAAGGTCTCGGCGATCGCCAGCCACCTCTCGATGTGGGCGTTCGACGAGATCGTCGAGCGCGTCGTCGAGCGGCTTCGACCGCTCTACCTGTCGGCGGCCGAGGACGGTACGTTCCTCAACCTCGACATGGAGGAGTACCGCGACCTCGACCTGACGATGGCCGTGTTCATGCGCGTGCTCGACGACCCGCGCCTGCGGGACCTCGAAGCCGGCATCGTGCTGCAGGCCTACCTGCCCGATGCGCTTCCCGCCCTGCAGACCCTCACTGCCTGGGCGCGCGAGCGGGTTGCGGCCGGGGGAGCCCGCATCAAGATCCGCCTCGTCAAGGGCGCGAACCTCGCGATGGAGCACGTCGACGCCGTCATGCACGACTGGCCGGCCGCCCCCTACGACACGAAGCTCGACACCGACGCGAACTACGTCCGCTGCCTCGATGAGGCGCTCCGATCCGAGAACACCGAGGCGGTCCGCATCGGCGTCGCCGGCCACAACCTCTTCCACATCGCCTACGCGTGGCTCCTCGCCCGCGAGCGCGGCGTCCAGCGCGACGTCGAGGTCGAGATGCTCCTCGGGATGGCGCAGGGGCAGATGCAGGCCGTCGCTCGCGAGATCGGACACGTCCTGCTGTACGTCCCGGTCGTCCGCCCCGACGAGTTCGACGTCGCCATCAGCTACCTCGTCCGCCGCCTCGAGGAGAACGCGTCCAGCGAGAACTTCCTCTCCGCCGCGTTCGACCTCGCCTTCGACCGTGCCATGTTCGTCCGCGAGCGCGACCGCTTCACCGCGTCGGTCGCCCGCGCCGCCGAACGCACGCTGACGACGGGTCCTCGCCGCGACCAGGATCGCGCCGCCACGGCCGACGACGGGTCCGCGCCGATGATGACGGATGCCGCTCCTCCCACGCTCGACGACGCCGGCCTCACGCAGGTCGTCCTCGGGATCGCCGCGAAAGACTCGCGTCCCGCGGACCCCGACGAGACCCAGCCGGCGGGTGTTCCGGGTCGTCCCGCGCTGTTCGGCGGGGACGCGTTCGTAGAGACCGCCGTCTTCTCGTCGCGCGAGACCGTCGTCTCGGCCGGTGCGCCCGGCTTCCGCAACACCGCCGACACCGACCCGGCCCTCCCCGCGAACCGCGCGTGGGCGCGGGAGATCCTCGGCCGCGTCACCTCGTCGACGGCAGGGGATGCCGCGATCGCCGCTGCCCGCATCGGCACCGAGCCGGAGCTCGAGTCGATGCTCGGCCGCGTGGGATCGGCCGCCGACGCGTGGGGCTCGCTGCCCGCAGCCGACCGTGCCGACGTGCTCCTGCGCGCGGCGCGTGCCCTTGAAGCCCGCCGGGGCGAGCTCATCGAGGTCGCAGCATCCGAGACGGGCAAGACGCTCGCCGAAGCGGACGTCGAGGTGAGCGAAGCGGTCGACTTCGCGCGCTACTACGCCGCGACCGCCCGGGAGCTCGACAGCGTGAGCGGCGCGGTCTTCGTACCCGCCCGCCTGACGGTCGTGACCCCGCCGTGGAACTTCCCCGTGGCGATCCCCGCCGGCGGTGCCCTCGCCGCGCTCGCCGCAGGGTCCGGCGTGGTCTTCAAGCCGGCGCCGCAGGCCCGCCGGTGCGCGGCGGTCGTCGCCGAGGCGATCTGGGAGGCGCTCGATGCCGCCAGCATCGGCCGCGACATCCTCGCCCTGGTCGATCTCGACGAGGGGGGACTCGGAAAGCAGCTCATCACGCACCCCGCCGTCGACCGCGTGATCCTCACGGGGTCGTTCGAGACGGCGGCGCTCTTCCGCTCCTGGCGTCCTGACCTCGCCCTCCAGGCTGAGACCAGCGGCAAGAACGCGATGATCGTCATGCCCTCCGCTGACCTCGACCTCGCGGCATCCGATCTGGTTCGGTCGGCCTTCGGGCACGCGGGGCAGAAGTGCTCCGCCGCGTCCCTCGCGATCCTCGTCGGCCCCGTCGCCCGCTCGCAGCGGTTCTCGCGGCAGCTGGTGGATGCCGCCACCTCGCTCCGCGTCGGATCGCCCGAAGATCCGCTGACCGAGGTCGGTCCGCTCGTGGAAGCTCCGAGCGGCAAGCTCGCGTGGGCGCTCACGACGCTCGACGAGGACGAGCGGTGGCTGGTCGAGCCTCACGAGCTGCCGCACGAACGGTTCGACGGCCGCCTCTGGACGCCCGGCATCCGCACCGGAGTGAAGCCCGGGTCGCGCATGCACCTGGAGGAGTTCTTCGGCCCCGTGCTCGGGGTGATGCACGCGCGCTCCCTCGAGCACGCGATCGAGCTGCAGAACGCGGTCGACTACGGGCTCACCGCGGGTCTGTACACGCAGAATCCCGACGACCTCGCGCTCTGGCTCGACCGCGTCGAGGCGGGAAACCTCTACGTCAATCGCGGCACGACGGGCGCCATCGTCCAACGCCAGCCGTTCGGCGGCTGGAAGCGCTCGTCGGTCGGCGGGGGAGCGAAAGCCGGTGGGCCGAACCACCTCATCGGCCTCGGCTCGTGGCGTCCGACGACGGGCGCGGCGACGTCGTCGACCCTGCACCTCAAGGGGCTCGACTCGTCGATCGCCGACGTCATCGAAGCCGCCCAGCCCGCCCTCGGCTACGAGGCGTTCGAGTGGCTGCGCCGCGCCGCCCTGTCGGACGCCGTCGCGTGGGACCGCACGTTCGGCAAGGTGGTCGATGTCTCGCACCTCGGCGTCGAGCGCAACCTGTTCCGCTACCGTCCCGCGAGCGTCGAGATCCGCGCGACGACGGATGCTGCGCCCCACACGCTGGTCCGCGCCATCATCGCGGCCGTGCGCGCCCGGTCCACCTTCACGGTGAGTTCGCCGTCGGGATTGCCCAGCACGGTGCGTCACGCGCTCGGGGCGCTCGAGGTCGCGGTGTTCGTCGAGTCCGACGAGCAGTGGATCCAGCGGATGTCGGGCACGGGGGCGGAGGACGCTCCCGTTCGCGCGGATCGGGTGCGGTTGGTGGGCCCACCCGCCCAGGCTCGCGATGTGCGTGCGGCGCTCGCCGAGGCCATCGACGGCGACCCGGACCTCGCTGTCTACGCCGACGAGGTGACGCAGGCGGGCCGCATCGAACTCCTGCCGTTCCTGCGTGAGCAGTCGATCACCATCACCGCGCACCGATTCGGGAACCCCGACCGCTGGAGCGAAACCGTGATCTGA
- a CDS encoding circularly permuted type 2 ATP-grasp protein, whose protein sequence is MGDLFDGYGSTLAPRKTPSGVPAFDEMFAGAAHPGEAAQSRSSYRELYQALAQMTQEELRGRTESLASSYLAQGVTFDFAGEERPFPLDAVPRVIAYDEWSRIEKGVQQRVRALEAFLDDAYGHQHVVRDGVLPAKLIASSQYFSRQAAGIRPANGVRIQVSGIDLIRDEHGEMRVLEDNVRVPSGVSYVISNRRVMAQTLPELFVSMRVQPVGDYPHKLLQALRNSAPPGIDDPNVVVLTPGVYNSAYFEHTLLARLMGVELVEGRDLVCQGGRVFMRTTRGPRRVDVIYRRVDDDFLDPLQFRADSMLGAPGLMLAARLGNVTIANAVGNGVADDKLLYTYVPELIRYYLAEEPILKNVDTWRLEDPGALEEVLDRLDELVVKPVDGSGGKGLVVGPDASPAELDALRTKLKADPRGWIAQPVVMLSTIPTLVDDGMRPRHADLRPFAVNNGDEVWVLPGGLTRVALPEGQLVVNSSQGGGSKDTWIVGGDAPNRGEYGQSPSLAGIVAEQATATSAIPIIYDAQDEPDHSPQDRPRTLSEQQEQQQQGSDAEEGDEAC, encoded by the coding sequence ATGGGTGATCTCTTCGACGGATACGGCTCCACTCTGGCGCCGCGCAAGACCCCCTCCGGCGTCCCGGCGTTCGACGAGATGTTCGCCGGAGCGGCGCATCCCGGCGAAGCGGCGCAGTCGCGATCGTCGTACCGGGAGCTGTACCAGGCTCTCGCGCAGATGACCCAGGAAGAGCTGCGCGGGCGCACCGAATCGCTCGCCAGCTCCTATCTCGCGCAGGGCGTCACGTTCGACTTCGCGGGCGAGGAGAGACCTTTCCCCCTGGATGCCGTCCCCCGCGTCATCGCCTACGACGAGTGGTCGCGCATCGAGAAGGGCGTCCAGCAGCGCGTGCGTGCACTGGAAGCGTTCCTCGACGACGCCTACGGCCACCAGCACGTCGTCCGCGACGGGGTCCTGCCGGCGAAGCTGATCGCGTCGTCGCAGTACTTCTCCCGCCAGGCCGCCGGCATCCGCCCGGCCAACGGAGTTCGCATCCAGGTGTCCGGCATCGACCTCATCCGCGACGAGCACGGCGAGATGCGCGTCCTCGAGGACAACGTGCGGGTGCCGTCGGGCGTGAGTTACGTGATCTCCAACCGCCGCGTCATGGCGCAGACGCTGCCCGAGCTTTTCGTCTCGATGCGCGTGCAGCCGGTCGGCGATTACCCCCACAAGCTGCTGCAGGCGCTCCGCAACTCCGCGCCCCCGGGAATCGACGATCCGAACGTCGTCGTCCTCACGCCGGGTGTCTACAACTCCGCCTACTTCGAGCACACGCTGCTCGCCCGGCTCATGGGTGTCGAGCTCGTCGAGGGGCGTGACCTCGTGTGTCAGGGCGGGCGCGTCTTCATGCGCACGACGCGCGGACCGCGCCGCGTCGACGTCATCTACCGTCGCGTCGACGACGACTTCCTCGACCCGCTGCAGTTCCGGGCCGATTCCATGCTCGGCGCCCCCGGGCTCATGCTCGCCGCACGGCTCGGGAACGTCACGATCGCGAACGCGGTCGGCAACGGTGTCGCCGACGACAAGCTGCTGTACACCTACGTTCCCGAGCTGATCAGGTACTACCTCGCCGAAGAGCCGATCCTCAAGAACGTCGACACCTGGCGTCTCGAAGACCCGGGTGCGCTCGAGGAGGTGCTCGACCGACTCGACGAGCTCGTCGTGAAACCGGTCGACGGGTCGGGCGGTAAGGGTCTCGTCGTCGGGCCCGACGCCAGTCCCGCCGAACTCGACGCTCTCCGCACGAAGCTGAAAGCGGACCCGCGCGGCTGGATCGCGCAGCCCGTCGTCATGCTCTCCACGATCCCGACCCTCGTCGACGACGGGATGCGGCCCCGCCACGCCGATCTCCGTCCCTTCGCCGTCAACAACGGCGACGAGGTGTGGGTGCTCCCCGGCGGACTGACGCGGGTCGCGCTTCCCGAAGGCCAGCTCGTCGTCAACTCGAGCCAGGGCGGCGGATCGAAGGACACGTGGATCGTCGGCGGCGACGCTCCGAACCGCGGCGAATACGGACAGTCCCCGTCGCTTGCCGGAATCGTCGCCGAGCAGGCCACGGCCACCTCGGCGATCCCGATCATCTACGACGCGCAGGACGAGCCGGACCACTCGCCGCAGGACCGCCCCCGCACGCTGTCCGAGCAGCAGGAGCAGCAGCAGCAGGGCAGCGACGCCGAGGAAGGTGACGAGGCATGCTGA